In the Sediminibacter sp. Hel_I_10 genome, one interval contains:
- a CDS encoding SDR family oxidoreductase, which yields MSNKKRPQILITGATGQVGGKTIENLISNTSIEIIAAVRTQEKAKPFSDRGIKTVLLDFDDASTHLPAFEGIDRIFMVTGYTVDMLQQSKVMLDNAKKAGVHHIVHLGACGPDDATVGHWVWHQLVERYVEWHGFSFTHLRPQDFMQNLLSYGSEKGTNQGVLNAYVANARLSWVDVDDVAQVAALALIHPELHAGKTYRLSYDAKTFDEIAQLMTDIVGKPFKYEPLSPEIFLQKMKDAGAEMAYMHCVYEHWKMHANGTIPRASETFDNFYDITGKQPTTWVDFIKKHKAQLEY from the coding sequence ATGTCAAATAAAAAACGCCCTCAAATACTTATAACTGGAGCCACTGGTCAAGTTGGAGGAAAAACTATAGAAAATCTAATTTCCAATACATCCATAGAAATAATAGCTGCCGTCCGTACTCAGGAAAAAGCAAAACCCTTTAGCGACAGAGGTATTAAAACAGTGCTACTTGATTTTGATGATGCCAGCACACATCTCCCCGCTTTCGAAGGAATTGATCGTATCTTCATGGTAACAGGATACACGGTTGACATGTTACAACAAAGCAAAGTGATGTTAGACAATGCTAAAAAGGCAGGAGTCCATCATATTGTGCATTTAGGGGCTTGTGGACCCGATGATGCCACAGTTGGTCATTGGGTATGGCATCAATTAGTGGAACGATATGTGGAGTGGCATGGCTTTTCTTTCACACATTTACGTCCTCAGGACTTCATGCAAAACCTCTTAAGTTATGGCAGCGAAAAAGGCACCAATCAAGGCGTGCTGAATGCCTATGTGGCTAACGCTCGTCTAAGTTGGGTAGATGTTGATGATGTGGCACAAGTGGCCGCATTGGCTTTAATCCATCCCGAATTACATGCAGGCAAAACCTATCGTCTGAGTTATGATGCTAAAACTTTTGACGAAATTGCCCAACTCATGACCGATATTGTTGGAAAGCCTTTCAAATATGAACCCCTTTCTCCTGAAATATTTCTTCAAAAAATGAAAGATGCAGGAGCCGAAATGGCTTACATGCATTGTGTCTATGAACATTGGAAAATGCACGCCAACGGAACTATTCCTCGGGCTAGTGAGACATTTGATAACTTTTATGATATTACGGGAAAACAACCCACAACATGGGTAGACTTTATTAAAAAACACAAGGCACAATTAGAGTACTAA